CCGCAGCACTGGGTCTCCAGGGCTCCGGCTGGGCAGTTCTTGGCTACGACCACATCGCAGGTCGCCTCGTTATCGAGCAGCTCACCGACCAGCAGGGCAACATCTCCATCGACATCACCCCACTTTTGATGCTCGATATGTGGGAGCACGCTTTCTACCTGCAGTACAAGAACGTTAAGGCAGACTACGTCAAGGCTGTTTGGAACGTCTTCAACTGGGATGACGTAGCACAGCGCTACGCAGCAGCTTCCAAGTAAGCTTTTACTCCCTCAAGCAATAACCACCCTGGGTTTTTCTAGGGTGGTTTTTTGATGCGCTTTTTTAAGGTGTGGTTTTTGGGGTGCTGGTTAGGTGGTTAGGTGGTTAGCCCGTGAGGATTCACCATTTTTCGGCGGTGGACAGCGGAAAATGGTGAATTGACACACTTTCAGAGCCAAAAAGCGTGAGGATCCACCATTTTTTAGCAGCAGGTTGCAGAAAATGGTGAATTGACACACCAGGGCAAGAAGACATCACTGACTCATGGAGCAATATGCAAATCCCCACCACAACCGTGAGGATTTTGAAGGTTTGTGGTGGATCCTTGCATTTTCAAGGTCTGAAACTGCACGAATCCACCACAAGTTCGAAGTTTCGTCCCCGATGTGGTGAATCCTTGCCCTGGGGTCTTGCAGGCAGCTCCCAGAAAATACTCGCCGTATCTAGGGCAGGGTGACTAGATCCCGAGTTGCAAATTTTCGTTCCGAAATGGAGGGCGAGAAGCGGATTTTAATCGAAAATTTGCGCTAATCAGGCCGGAGAATGCAAGTATTCGTTCGGTTTTCAGAACTCGCCGCCGACAATGAACGAATACTTGATCAGCAACCATTCAGCTATCACTCAAGAATCACACCAGCCCCAAAAGTCCCAAAAACCACGCCCTCAGAATCGCTTCTAACAGCCTAACTCCTCTAAATTGGGACAACAGCTCACCCGGCAATTTCAGCCCCTTAAAACGGCCACCGCAGCTTTAGCTCCTTTCCAGCGCATATCTAGATCCAGCAACAAACTCTCGGAAATTGTCCACCGCAGGAGCAGGTCCCGCATTAAGTCGCCACACTAAACCCAACTCCCTATAAGCAGGTGGATTAAGTGGGCGTTGCACAATTCCAACTGTGGGTAGGTATGGATCATCCATCGGCACTACTCCAACGCCTAGACCTGCGCTAACAAGGCCAGCGACGGTGGTTAGTTCCATGGATTCGAAAACCACGTTGGGTACAAATCCGGCCTTTTCAGCCAAGGCGTCCATTAAAAGCCTCGTGCCAAATCCTGCGCGCATCGCCACAAAGGGTTCACCTGCCACTTCCGATAATGGGATTTCTCCGGAACCTGATGCCAGCCTGTGATCTGCCGGAACAGCCAGAGCAAGGCGTTGGCGCAAAAGTGGCGCCCACCCTAGAGAAGTTCCCACTTCCGCCGGTTTGGGACCAACTAATGCGAGGTCAGTTTCATCGGCTAACACTCGGTCGACCAAGAGCATTGCTGCTGCTTGGTGGAGTTGGAATTCCACATGGGGATGTTCAGTTCGGAACGTGCGGATTAGTTCTGGAACCATCCATGTGCCAAGGGAGTGCATGAAATCAAGGCGGATGGTTCCTTTTTCGGGATCCATGAGTCGTTTGATTTCAGTGGCGGCAGAGTCAAATTCCGCGACAATTGCACTAGCGTGGGCGAGAAATGCGCGACCTCGTTGATTGAGGACGAGTTTTCGGCCGGCGCGGTCAAAAAGTGGGGTGCCCGCGTGTTTTTCTACACGTCCGATCCTTCTGGACAGTGTGGGCTGGGGGATGCCTAAACGGTCAGCGGTTTCGGTGAGGTGGCCTGAGTTTGCGACTGATATGAAGCTGCGAACATCATCGATTCGCATTTCTCCGCCATCATTGTTCATGGTCACAGCCTACATGCATAGAATGAATCAAAAACAGCTATTTCTAACATTTTACTAATATTGCCTGTTGGCGCATGATGGTGCCCATGAGCCAAGCGATAGATACCAAGGTCACGGAATACCAGGGAATTGAGCGCGGAACACGGAATTACAAACGCGCTGTGTTCGCCATGTTGGCTGCCGGGTTGGCTGCGTTCAATGGTCTTTATTGCACTCAGGCTTTGTTGCCAACAATGACGGCAGAGTTAGGCATTACCCCTACTCAATCTGCACTGACCGTATCCGCTACTACCGGCATGCTCGCGGTGTGTATTGTTCCGGCGTCAATTCTTTCGGAGAAATTTGGCAGGGGCCGGGTTCTTATAACCTCGCTTTCTTTGGCCATTATTGTTGGTTTGATCTTGCCGTTGGTTCCTAATATCACTGCACTTATCCTGCTCAGAGGGCTGCAGGGAGTGCTGCTGGCTGGCACTCCGGCGGTGGCTATGACCTGGTTGTCTGAGGAGATCCATCCAAAAGATATTGGGCATGCGATGGGAATTTACATCGCTGGCAATACGGTCGGTGGATTAACTGGCCGCATGATCCCTGCAGGCCTGCTTGAGGTGACTCATTGGCAAAATGCATTGCTGGGCAGTTCTGTTGCCGCGTTGATTTTCGGCGCGATCATGGTGATGTTGCTTCCCAAGCAGCGGAAATTCCAACCGAAGAATATCAATGTGCGCCATGAGTTTTCAGCGATGACTGCGCATTGGCGTAATCCTCGTTTGGCGTTGCTGTTTCTGACGGCGTTTCTCGGGATGGGCACATTTGTGTCGTTGTATAACTACTTAGGCTTTCGCATGATGGATCAGTTTGGTTTAAGTGAAGTCCTGGTTGGCGCGGTGTTCATCATGTATTTGGCTGGTACGTGGAGTTCTACTCAGGCAGGTGCGTTGAGGGAGAAGATCGGCAATGGACCAACGGTTATTTTCCTAAGCCTGACGATGATCGCCTCAATGGCCATGATGGGCATTAACAATTTGTGGATCACGCTTGTTGCCCTTTTTGTGTTCACGGCAGCGTTTTTTGCTTTGCATTCCAGTGCGTCGGGGTGGATTGGGATTATTGCAACGCATGATCGTGCGGAAGCCTCCAGCATGTACTTATTTTGTTATTACGTTGGGTCCTCGGTGGTCGGTTGGGGTTCGGGATTTGTGTTCACCCATTTGCCGTGGATTGCGTTCATTGGCTGGCTAGTCCTGCTCCTGTGCGGAGTCTTAGGCATTTCCATCACCCTGGCCAAACTAGCCCACAAGGTGAATTAATACGAATTTGTCCGTGTTTAAATCGGCGTTATTGTTGTTGCTATGAGCAACGATTCCACCTGGAGCAGTCGCACCTGGCACAGAAAAGCAAGCAGACCAGTATCTATTTGGTTGATAGTTTTAGTTGTCGCCGGTTTAATCCATCCGCTGCTTCCGGAATATCGTTGGGTGCTTATTCACCTTTTCACCCTCGGCGCCATCACAAACTCCATTGTTGTGTGGTCGCAGCATTTCACGGAAAAGTTCCTGCACTTAAAACTCGATGATTCAAAACGCCCTGCGCAGTTGATGAAGATTCGGTTGCTGAATGTGGGAATCATCGTCACGATCATTGGCCAGATGGTGGATCAGTGGATTGTTACGAGTGTGGGCGCGACGTTCGTGGGGCTTGCGCTGGCCTGGCACGCGGGTAGTTTGGCCGCGCAATTTCGCAGCGCGAAGCATGGCCAGCCGTTTGCTTCTGCAGTTGTGGCGTATGTTGCCAGCGCGTGCTGTTTGCCGTTCGGCGCTTTTGCGGGTGCGCTTTTATCCAAGGAGCTGTCGGGAAATCTGCAGGAGCGCGTGCTGCTTACCCACTCGGTGATTAACTTTTTGGGTTTTGTGGGGTTCGCCGCGCTGGGTTCCTTGTCTGTGCTTTTCGCTGCGATTTGGCGCACCAAAATCCGCCGCAATTTCACTCCCTGGTCAGTAGGCATCATGGCGATCGCCTTGCCGATCATCGTCGCAGGCATCCTGCTCGACAACGGTTATGTCACCGCCGCAGGCCTGGCCGCCTACGCGGCAGCATGGTTGCTGTGCATGGCGGGGTGGGGGAAGGCGTCGATAAGCAATTTAAGCTTTTCGACGTCTACCTCCTCCACCGCACCCCTTTGGCTCGTGGGCACCTTGGCGTGGCTGGCGGTGCAGGCCGTGATTCATAATGGCGAGCTTTACCATGTGGAAGTTCCAACAATTGCGCTGGTCATCGGCTTTGGCGCGCAGCTTTTAATTGGTGTGATGAGCTATCTGCTGCCGTCAACGATGGGTGGCGGCGCGAGCGCGGTGCGAACCGGAACGCATATTTTGAACACTGCGGGGCTGTTTAGATGGACGCTGCTCAATGGCGGACTGGCGATTTGGCTGCTTACCGACAACTCCTGGCTCCGCGTAATTGTGTCACTGCTCAGCATCGGTGCGCTGGCAATTTTTGTCATTTTGCTTCCCAAAGCCGTGCGGGCGCAGCGCGGTGTCATTACCAAAACGCGTGAACCCATCACCCCGCCGGAGGGACCTCGCCTTAATCAAATCACCGCCGGAATTTCAGTGCTTGCGCTTATTTTGGCAGCCTTCGGTGGGCTCAACCCAGGTGTAGCGCCGGTTGCATCCACTAATTCCGATGTCTATCCCGTGACCATTACCGCAGGTGATATGGTATTTATCCCCGATGTCATCGAAGTTCCAGCCGGTAAATCCTTAGAAGTCACGATGATCAACGAAGACGACATGGTCCACGATCTGAAATTTGCCAACGGCGTGCAAACCGGCAGGGTCGCGCCAGGAGATGAAATCACCGTCACCGTCGGCGACATTTCCGAAGACATGGAAGGCTGGTGCACCATCGCAGGCCACCACGCACAAGGAATGGACCTAGAGGTAAAGGTGCCGGCTCCGACTCAGCCATGACCGTCCCAGGTGACCAAAACTTTCACAAAAGCTCCTCGGTTTGGTCACCAGTGCAAATTCTAAAGACTACAAACCAGCGTGGAAGACCAAAAACGGCTCGAGAAAATCCTGTCTTGGTCACCAGTGCCACTTGAGGTGAAGGTTTTTAACCAACGTTGTTTATTCGCCATTTAAGCGACTCAATTTCCCGAATGAGTATTTGTATCAATTAGTGACCAAAAGGCTCTTAAAAGCGATTCTAGGAGGGCACTTTTTAGGAGCCCTTTGTCCAGATTTTGAGCAATGCGCACTGAGACCAAACACCGGTGCCAAGAATCTCGAAAAATCCAAATTGTTGGCACATATGTTTGGTTAAGCTCTTCCCGAACCGGACTGGCGTGACAAAAATTCTTAAAACCCGAGAATCTTGGCACGCCAGTTTGGTCTCTAAGAATCGACCCACCCGATCCCGATATCAAGCACCCAAAACTGGAGCAGAACGCGCACCTTTTCGAAGCCAATGGCGCACAGCGGCGGTAGCCCTGCAATCATCGCCGTTGTAACTGAGTAATTGAGCACGAGCAGCCTCGGCTTCTGGTTCGGGGGCAGTGGAGGCAATCAGATAGGCGTGCAGGCTGTCTTCACCTGCGAAATCTTCTTCCTCCCAGTGGAATCCAGCTGCGGGAGCTAGTTGTTTTAGTCCTAAACCACCGGGGCCAACCAGTTGGGATCGGGCTACGGCAAACATGTCATTCCACTGGTCAGAGCTGATAAAGCCGCGGATTTCCTGTTCGCTGGGAACACCTTTGACCTTACCGTAGAACCTGCGGGCGGTAGAGAGCATCCAGTGGTTTTCACCGTTGCTGGCATAGCAGTACACACCAAAGGTTTGTCCCTGTTGGCGGGCTTTGTCCCGGCGCGCTTTAAGCCAGGACCAGAATTGGGCGAAGTTTTCGCCTTCCGCCTCGCTGCCTAGATCAGACCAAATGACAAAAGGTATGTAGGTTTTGCCGTCCCAGGCTCCCCACAAGTAGGCACCTAGGTCGAGGTAGGCTTCTACGTCGACGTCGATTTCTACGTCGAAACGCGGGGCGGTGGTGTGCTCGGTGCGGCGAAGGACGGGGATGTCGTCTCGCCAGGCTGCGGCGATGTGGGAGATTTCGCCTAAGTTTGCCTCAATGAGCGCCGTGGTGGTGTGGATGCCTTTTTCGCGGTAGGTATCAGCGCGGTCGCCGGATAAGAAGAGGCTGATATCGTCGGCTGCTTTAAGTTCGGGTTCGCATTTGGGCCAGAATCTGCAGGTTGAGCATTCTTTCACTCGCCTGGGTGCAGAAGGGGTTGGGGTGAGCAAAGCGCGGTGTGCGGCTGGGGCGTAACGGGTGACATCAACAAGGTAAGCCCAATCGCGGTCTTGTCCCACAACAGCACCGAAGGACGATACGGGGGCAACTCCGGCTTCTTCAAGCCCCATCATCGCCAACGTGAGCCGGTAACCGTCGATGGTGTGGTGGCGTAATGTTGCCTTAACCTCCAAAGGTTGCCCCACGCCAAGACGGGAAACAGCGATCCCCTTCATTGTTTTATGTGGATCTGGGCGGGCCACCCGGTGGTTGCTCACCATCACTGGCATATAGGTGCCGTCAGGGTTGCGGACCAAAATATCGGCGATGACTTCCCATGGCACGCCATCCAAGGTGCCGCTAAACACTGCGCCGGTGATTAAAGTTTCGCCGGCTGCGATGGCTTCGAGGGTGTCAAACTCCGCTAATTCGGCTTCATTATCCAGATCAACCCTGGTGAAGTTATTCCGTCCCCGCTTTTTGGGTTGCTGCGGAAGTCTGTCCAAAACCTCCATCAAGCCCACTTCACGGCGGGCTCTGCGTTGCATCGTTGCAGGTAAAGGTGCGATTTCTGGGAAACGTATGCGTTGGACCTGACGGTACCTACATCCCACCAGATCACTTGGTGTTATCCGCTCTGACTGCATTCTTCCCACAATGACATGAGCTTATTGCAATATCGTGGGTAAAGTTGAATCGAGAAGTCGAGAAATAACCGACCGATGAAAGAGTTGAGGCATTAATGGGCATCTTCGAAGCTATTCGATCCGCACGCGCGAAGACCAAAGCTGAGATCAAAGCAGCCGAGGCGAAGGTAAAAACCGAGGCGAAAAACAAAGCAAAACTAGATCTCAAGCGTGAGAAACTTCTTGTTCAGCAGGAAAAGAATCTGCTGAAGGCTGAAGACAAAGGCTTAAAGAAGCGCAATAAGCATGAGCTGAAAATGGCGAAGAATATCCTTGAGCAAAAACGCCAAGGTCGCCTGAATAAAGACAAGGTGAAGCGTTGGGCGGGCACCGCTCGGGTTCTCACACCGTTGCTGTTGCCTATTATTTATCGCCTCTCCACCGAAGCACGCGACCAGGTGGTTAAAAGCCGTGCACGTCGTGCTGGTGTGACCGCTGAGCAGCTTAGCCAGTTTGCAGGTCATGCAGCAGCGTTGAAGGCTCGTATTCAAGGCGTGCGCGACACCGCGAAGAATTCAGGACTGCCCAGTGGATTTGTTCGCGATGTTGAAGAGCGCCTCGATGAGCTAGAGGCCGCTGCCAACAACTCTGAGTTCATGTCCCCTCAGCAGCGCCATCGTGCGCACCAGTCCATCGATCGTGATCTGAACCAAGTATCGGATCAGATTCAGGATCGACTGTTGGATAAGTAGAGGGGAGCGTCGAAAAGCAGCTTCCTAGAGCAAGCCCTGCTCGCGGGCGGCTGCAACGGCCGAGGTGCGCGAACGTACGCCGAGTTTGTCGTAGATGTGCACGAGGTGGGACTTCACCGTGGCCTCCGACAGGAAGAGGATGCGCCCGATATCGCGGTTGGAAGAACCACCCGCCACCAGCTTAAGAACTTCCAGCTCACGGGGGGTAAGCGAAGTCTTGGGGGTGCGCACGCGGGTCATCAAACGGTTAGCAACCATCGGCGACAACGTGGAATCGCCTTCCGCCGCAGAGCGCACCGCTGCCAACAATTCACTTGGAGGGGCATCTTTCAGCAGGTAGCCCAAAGCGCCAGCTTCAATTGCTCCAAGAATGTCGGCGTCGGTGTCATAGTTGGTCACAACCAGCACTTTCGGCGGGTTTTCAATGGTGCGTTTAATCGCTGCTGTTGCATCCGCGCCAGTAGAAACCTGAGTTCCCTGAACACCAGGCCCAAAACGCAAGTCCATCAAAATGACATCAATGCCACCTGCTTGGGCAGCCTGCACCGCGCCTTCTGCAGTGGAAACTTCACCCACAACCTCAATGTCCTCGGCGCTTTCCAGCACAGCACGAAGCCCGAGCCTCACAATTTCGTGGTCATCAGCAAGCAGCACGCGAATCATTGTTTGAACTTGGTCCTTCCCAATGGCGCATAGGGTTTTTAAGGGCACGCGCCTTCAAGAGTATCGATGGGTAGATTAATTGTATTTTAGTGTAGCCTTACTCGCCTTAAGTTGGAGAAATCAGTTGTCCAGTTCGGCCGAAAATTCGCCGTGTCCTGATGTTGGAGAACCTACCTCTGGATCAGTCGGCGGCTCCACCGGCAACGCCGCAGAAACCGCAGTACCCTGCCCATATGCAGATTCCACTATAACTTCACCATGCAACTCCACTGCTCGCTGATGCAACGCGCTAAGCCCAATGTGGCCAAGCCCGGCGGGGGTACTAGAAATTTCCGACGGCTCAAACCCAACGCCATCATCAACCACATCTAATCGAACTTCAGTGTCCTCATAAGTCAGGGTCACATGGCAGTTTTTCGCCTCAGAGTGCTTGGCCACATTCCCAATAGCGCCTTGGGCAATGCGCAACAATGTTGCTTCAGTTTTCATGGGCAATTGACGAACCTCACCATCAACAGAAATTACAAAATTAATCCCCAACAACGGTTCAGTGACGCGGTGAAGCGCACCTTCCAACGACGTCTTAGACAGCGCCGCCGGCTGCAACGCCGCAATCATCGCACGCGCCTCACTGAGATTATCTGAAGCCGTCTGCCTGGCAAGACGCATCTTTTTTACAATCGCGTCCTTAGATTTCTCCTCCATCTCCGCCGCCAGGATTTCCTGTTCAGAAACATGCAACAACATTTGAATCGAGGACAAGCCCTGCGCCACCGTGTCGTGGATTTCATGAGCAATGCGTTGACGTTCCTCCGCAATACCTGCGTTTCTTTCCGTCACCGCCAACTGAGATCTGGTCTCAATCAACTGATCAATCAATTGCTGCTTCTCATTATTAACGCGCCATAACGTCCGGAACGCATAATCAATGGCCACGGTAACAATCGCGGATACCAGTGGGCCCATCACGCCACCAAACGTCAACCCCACCGAATACTGGCTCGCCACCGCAACCGCCGTGGCACCAACAACCGCGATAATACCCCGCACATCGGGCATCACCTGCAGATATAAGAAAAACAGTGGGAAAAGCAAATAAATGGACACCGGCACGATCGGCACCATGACAATCCACACCAACGACAGCGCAAACAACCACGCCAACTGCACGCCGTGGCTAAAATCAACTCGTTTAGTGGATCCATAAAAGTAGAAAAATCCCCACACAAACAACAACACACACGACAGTGCAAACATCGGCAGCGTTAGGCGCGCCGAAGCCCCCAATCCCACCACCAGCAACGTTGCTGTCAAAATGTGAATACTATTGCGATAGCTCATCGCGCCCGGCTGATTGCCCCGCTTCACCAGCGTTTCAACATCGAGCTCATTGCGTCCTGACTCCGACACACGATCTAGGCTTGATTGCATGCGTCGTACATTACCTATTTTCCTCGCTGCCTCCATCATGCTCACTGCGTGCGCAGCGGAAAAACCGGCGGAAGAGGTCCCTGTTGAGGTTGCTCCCTCAGTTGCCCCCGAGGTAATCACCGATGGCCTGCCCATCGACGCGATGCCCGCCGTCGCGCGCACCGAGCAAACCGCATGCCCCTACCTGGACACCGACTGGGTCGCCGATACCAACGGCCAGCGTGTCACGGGTTACGGCATCGACGAACGCTTTTCGACGCCCTCCTGCGTCTACTATTCCTTCCCCGAAGAACCCCAACTCACGGTGATTGTCCGCGATATGGCAACCACCGATGAGGCAATCGCCGTTGTCGATTGGGCTGCCCCCATCGATTCCACCGAACCTGCCGAAGAACCCACCGGTTGGTCAGGTGGCCGTCGCGGTGGCAACAATAATTCCGGTGCACTCTACGCCGTCCAAAAAGGACCCACAGCAGTCATCGTGTTCACCAACCAAGACCAATCCCTTAAAGCGCAGCTGATTGCAGAGGAAGTTATCCAGAACTTGAATCTGTAAACGCGCCGTTTTAAGCGGTTGAGCGTGTGGGGTGGACTATTACCTCATTTTGGAAGAGTTATACGCTTAGAGAGGCTCCTAGCGGGGCTCACTTTGAGGCCAAAGTGATAGTTGTGAAACCTGCCAGTTCACTGATCAAGGACTCACCACAAACAGCCCGGGCGCCGTGCGAATCGGTCAAAAATTTGCACTGTTCAGGCCATGCAGCGAGAATCCCCACCACAAATCACAAAAATCCGTCAGTTTGTGGTGGATTTTTGCAGCTTAGAACGCTTAGAACGCTACATCGTTATACGGCATCAACGTGGACACCAATGGGAAAACCACTTCCATGAGCACAAAAAACACCACTGCGATGAGCGCGATAACAATTAGAAGTTTTACAAACCAAGGCCCCGGCAGGTAGTGCCACAACAGTGAATACACTTAGTTCTCCTCCAAAGCTGCCGGGCGTTCGCCACTAGACTTATCGATTTCTTCCGCCAACATAGCGTGTACAATCATTCGCTCTGCGTTTGAGAACTGCGGGTGGCAGGTGGTTAACGTCAACAGCGCTTCTGCCCCTTCTGCCACGGTAGTGTCAAAAACTCCTGGTATTGGATATGTGGCATCGATGCGGTCAGGGGTGGTGATGCTACGACCCAAAACAGAAGCATAATCCCCTTCTGCCATACGATTTACTTGTGTCTCATCAAAGCAATCTACTGCTTCTGCTGCCCGATCTGATCCGTTGGTAGATAAAGGCATCACGCGGTAGACATCCCAGGAGTTAAATGTTTCCACGACGATGGCATCACAAACTTCCAAGTTTCCCAGGTCATTGAACGGTGCCCCTTTACCTACGCGGTGTCCTGCGACAGCAAAGTTTCCTGCCTCACCTGGCATCTGTGAATCCACATAGCGACCTGGCCCTGCCAACAGATCTGCCTCATCAGTTCCCTCAATGATGGCAAAGTTAAAGTCAGAACCAAACGAGGGAACATACATCCGCGCAAAAGCTTCGCCGAGTTCTGGGGTTAGTTTCTGCCGAGGGTTCACCCGATCCCGCTCCTGCTCCCAGTCCTCATCAAGTTTTTGGCTTGCCGATTCCTGAAGTTTTCCAGATTCCACATTGGTCCAATACGCCTCATAGAAGGCAAAGAGCAACGCTAGGATTCCGATTGTCAGCAGGAGTTCACCGATAATCTGCGAAACACTAATCTGAGGCCGTGGCTTTCCTGCTCCCTTATCAGGGTGGGGAGATTCGGTGTTTAACGTGGCTGTCATCGTTGCTGTAATCGTCCAAAATCTTTGTTAGGCGAATCTCAATGTCCTTTTAGGTACCCGTACTTTCAGGCACGTACCATGAGACAAGTGCACGTGAGATTAATTCGTATCTCAAACATTGTACATCTGTTTAGCAATTGTGCTCACTGCTCGGCTGGGCATTTTTAGATCTAGGGTTGTCTTCACTTTAAACGCTGTGAAGTGCTGCCTGTCAGGAAAGGCGAACACAGTAGTGCTCGATATTTTGATTTATCCGGTGTCCGGTGTGATGAAGCTGTGGCATTTGCTGCTTCATAACGTTGTGGGATTGGACGATTCACTGGCATGGTTCGTTTCATTGTTCGGCCTTGTGATCACCATTCGAGCCATCATCGCGCCTTTTACGTGGCAGATGCTTAAGTCGGGCCGTGCGGCAGCTCACGTCCGCCCTCACCGAGCTGCGATCCGCAAGGAGTTTGAAGGCAAGTTCGATGAGGCGTCCATTCGGGAGATGCAAAAACGCCAGAGTGAGCTGAACAAAGAACATGGCATCAATCCGATCGCGGGTTGTATGCCGGGTCTGATTCAGATGCCTTTCATTCTTGGTTTGTATTGGGCGTTGCTGCGTATGGCACGTCCTGAAGGTGGTTTGGAAAACCCGATTATCAATTCGATCGGATTCTTATCTCCTGAGGAAGTCCAGTCTTTCCTCGAGGGGCGTATCAATAATGTGCCTCTTCCTGCATATGTGTCTATGCCCACGGAGCAGCTGGAGTATTTGGGTACCACGCAGGCTGAGGTGCTTAGTTTTGTGCTGCCGTTGTTTATTGCTGCCGCAATCATCACGGCTATCAACATGGCGATGTCCATGTACCGCGCATTCCAAACAAATGATTACGCCTCAAGTGTGTCCAACGGCATGATCAAATTCATGCTTGTGCTGTCCATCCTGGCACCGATCTTCCCGCTCTCACTCGGCCTGACCGGACCATTCCCCACGGCTATTGCACTGTATTGGGTAAGCAACAACCTGTGGACGCTTTTCCAAACCATCATCATGATGATCATTTTGGAACGCAAATACCCATTGAGCGAGGAATTTAAGGTCCATCATCTTGAGCAGCGCGATAAGTACCGCGCTAAGCAAAAAGAGAAGCGTAGTTTCCTGTGGACTCGTCGTAAAAACCGCGCATTGATGCTGCTCACACCCTGGAAAGCTTCATCGCTGCACGCGGAAAATGTTGAGCTCACCAGCGCGCGCACCAAGAAAATCAATGAGCAAAAGCAGGCTCAAAAAGAAATCTCTACCAAGCGCCGCGAAACGCAACGGGAGATGAACCGCGCCGCCATGGAGCGCTTAAAAAAGCGCCGCGCTGAGGTTAAAGCGAAAAAGAAAGGGCTTATCGACGCCTCCCCTCACGATCCATCCCCTGAAGAGAAGGAAGAAAACTAAATTGAATAGTCGGCAGGTGGCGCTGAGAGCAGCTGCCTTGCCAGATCCCGCGCGGTTTCTAGAGGGCTAATGTTTTGCACCAGTCGGGATCCTGCCAGCCCGCCATCTAGAAACACCAAGAGTTGGTTAGCCTGAGTAGTGCCTGGGTAACCGTTCTTTTCAGTCAGCAAATCTGTCAGTGTTTGATGACACCACTTGCGGTGCTCCAACACCGCTGCAACGATTCCCTTTTCACTATCGGTTTCCGGACGTGGGTATTCACTAGCCGCATTCTGGAAATGTGAACCTCGGAAGCCTTTTTCTGGTTCCTCTTCGATGCACTGATCAAAGAAAGCGATGATCTTTTCTTCCGGATCTTTGGCATTCGCA
Above is a genomic segment from Corynebacterium suranareeae containing:
- a CDS encoding LysR family transcriptional regulator, with protein sequence MNNDGGEMRIDDVRSFISVANSGHLTETADRLGIPQPTLSRRIGRVEKHAGTPLFDRAGRKLVLNQRGRAFLAHASAIVAEFDSAATEIKRLMDPEKGTIRLDFMHSLGTWMVPELIRTFRTEHPHVEFQLHQAAAMLLVDRVLADETDLALVGPKPAEVGTSLGWAPLLRQRLALAVPADHRLASGSGEIPLSEVAGEPFVAMRAGFGTRLLMDALAEKAGFVPNVVFESMELTTVAGLVSAGLGVGVVPMDDPYLPTVGIVQRPLNPPAYRELGLVWRLNAGPAPAVDNFREFVAGSRYALERS
- a CDS encoding cupredoxin domain-containing protein gives rise to the protein MVLVVAGLIHPLLPEYRWVLIHLFTLGAITNSIVVWSQHFTEKFLHLKLDDSKRPAQLMKIRLLNVGIIVTIIGQMVDQWIVTSVGATFVGLALAWHAGSLAAQFRSAKHGQPFASAVVAYVASACCLPFGAFAGALLSKELSGNLQERVLLTHSVINFLGFVGFAALGSLSVLFAAIWRTKIRRNFTPWSVGIMAIALPIIVAGILLDNGYVTAAGLAAYAAAWLLCMAGWGKASISNLSFSTSTSSTAPLWLVGTLAWLAVQAVIHNGELYHVEVPTIALVIGFGAQLLIGVMSYLLPSTMGGGASAVRTGTHILNTAGLFRWTLLNGGLAIWLLTDNSWLRVIVSLLSIGALAIFVILLPKAVRAQRGVITKTREPITPPEGPRLNQITAGISVLALILAAFGGLNPGVAPVASTNSDVYPVTITAGDMVFIPDVIEVPAGKSLEVTMINEDDMVHDLKFANGVQTGRVAPGDEITVTVGDISEDMEGWCTIAGHHAQGMDLEVKVPAPTQP
- a CDS encoding TM0106 family RecB-like putative nuclease; this translates as MQRRARREVGLMEVLDRLPQQPKKRGRNNFTRVDLDNEAELAEFDTLEAIAAGETLITGAVFSGTLDGVPWEVIADILVRNPDGTYMPVMVSNHRVARPDPHKTMKGIAVSRLGVGQPLEVKATLRHHTIDGYRLTLAMMGLEEAGVAPVSSFGAVVGQDRDWAYLVDVTRYAPAAHRALLTPTPSAPRRVKECSTCRFWPKCEPELKAADDISLFLSGDRADTYREKGIHTTTALIEANLGEISHIAAAWRDDIPVLRRTEHTTAPRFDVEIDVDVEAYLDLGAYLWGAWDGKTYIPFVIWSDLGSEAEGENFAQFWSWLKARRDKARQQGQTFGVYCYASNGENHWMLSTARRFYGKVKGVPSEQEIRGFISSDQWNDMFAVARSQLVGPGGLGLKQLAPAAGFHWEEEDFAGEDSLHAYLIASTAPEPEAEAARAQLLSYNGDDCRATAAVRHWLRKGARSAPVLGA
- a CDS encoding LuxR C-terminal-related transcriptional regulator — its product is MIRVLLADDHEIVRLGLRAVLESAEDIEVVGEVSTAEGAVQAAQAGGIDVILMDLRFGPGVQGTQVSTGADATAAIKRTIENPPKVLVVTNYDTDADILGAIEAGALGYLLKDAPPSELLAAVRSAAEGDSTLSPMVANRLMTRVRTPKTSLTPRELEVLKLVAGGSSNRDIGRILFLSEATVKSHLVHIYDKLGVRSRTSAVAAAREQGLL
- a CDS encoding MFS transporter translates to MMVPMSQAIDTKVTEYQGIERGTRNYKRAVFAMLAAGLAAFNGLYCTQALLPTMTAELGITPTQSALTVSATTGMLAVCIVPASILSEKFGRGRVLITSLSLAIIVGLILPLVPNITALILLRGLQGVLLAGTPAVAMTWLSEEIHPKDIGHAMGIYIAGNTVGGLTGRMIPAGLLEVTHWQNALLGSSVAALIFGAIMVMLLPKQRKFQPKNINVRHEFSAMTAHWRNPRLALLFLTAFLGMGTFVSLYNYLGFRMMDQFGLSEVLVGAVFIMYLAGTWSSTQAGALREKIGNGPTVIFLSLTMIASMAMMGINNLWITLVALFVFTAAFFALHSSASGWIGIIATHDRAEASSMYLFCYYVGSSVVGWGSGFVFTHLPWIAFIGWLVLLLCGVLGISITLAKLAHKVN
- a CDS encoding DUF6474 family protein; this translates as MGIFEAIRSARAKTKAEIKAAEAKVKTEAKNKAKLDLKREKLLVQQEKNLLKAEDKGLKKRNKHELKMAKNILEQKRQGRLNKDKVKRWAGTARVLTPLLLPIIYRLSTEARDQVVKSRARRAGVTAEQLSQFAGHAAALKARIQGVRDTAKNSGLPSGFVRDVEERLDELEAAANNSEFMSPQQRHRAHQSIDRDLNQVSDQIQDRLLDK